One region of Vespa crabro chromosome 15, iyVesCrab1.2, whole genome shotgun sequence genomic DNA includes:
- the LOC124429330 gene encoding uncharacterized protein LOC124429330: protein MDARCNKPYDFIAVARNLTEEIKKTRAMQMMWFQTYGPLLEEYKNVKKEMAELCEKKQVMVVDHSSIEDERSCLPTPETSNCEV, encoded by the exons ATGGATGCACGATGCAACAAGCCCTACGATTTCATCGCTGTGGCTCGAAATTTAaccgaagaaataaaaaagactcGAGCGATGCAAATGATGTGGTTTCAAACGTACGGTCCTCTACTGGAAGAATACAA AAACGTGAAAAAGGAGATGGCAGAGTTGTGTGAGAAAAAACAGGTCATGGTCGTCGATCATTCATCTATCGAAGATGAAAGATCTTGCTTACCTACGCCAGAAACAAGCAATTGCGAAGTATGA